Proteins from a genomic interval of Lolium perenne isolate Kyuss_39 chromosome 1, Kyuss_2.0, whole genome shotgun sequence:
- the LOC139838625 gene encoding uncharacterized protein produces the protein MTSFDYTTAEDFKDIRFGACLLDIVEELKLPVPLIKGSLLKRFNNEGCWGVKAVQHGRDTEPKTNDIVINLVSDSMEKGLSIVMQELIGRLCGRHSTELKGHYSFLFGRRDEKGVPIELSEAGRKVVKRQRLHFQDLENHINTLEEESCFELLRNDELCGQLKEKDKKIQELEEIIKAQEEEFQAHDKKFQNQEKRVQKKNEMLRKQKQEIESNEVEFEADHNLIEKLRAEKRDLQEKNEELAKELKEYKAGFLEAGLTFEIVEEEVDVDEEAK, from the coding sequence ATGACGAGCTTCGACTACACCACCGCTGAGGACTTCAAGGATATTCGCTTTGGAGCTTGCCTTCTTGACATCGTTGAAGAGCTGAAGCTACCTGTACCTTTGATCAAGGGAAGTCTTTTGAAGAGATTCAACAATGAAGGTTGTTGGGGAGTCAAGGCGGTTCAACATGGACGTGACACTGAGCCGAAGACCAATGACATTGTGATCAACCTTGTTAGCGACTCCATGGAGAAGGGCCTTAGCATTGTCATGCAGGAACTTATAGGGCGCCTATGCGGACGTCATTCGACGGAACTGAAGGGCCACTACTCCTTTCTCTTTGGAAGGCGCGACGAGAAAGGTGTTCCCATCGAGTTAAGTGAAGCGGGTAGAAAGGTTGTCAAGCGTCAACGACTTCACTTCCAGGACTTAGAGAATCACATCAATACCCTCGAGGAGGAAAGTTGTTTTGAGCTACTAAGGAATGATGAACTATGCGGTCAACTCAAGGAGAAAGACAAGAAGATACAAGAGCTAGAAGAGATTATCAAGGCCCAAGAAGAGGAATTCCAAGCGCATGACAAGAAGTTCCAGAACCAAGAGAAGAGAGTCCAAAAGAAGAATGAGATGCTTAGAAAGCAAAAGCAGGAGATTGAAAGTAATGAAGTAGAGTTCGAGGCCGATCACAATTTGATTGAGAAGTTGCGTGCTGAGAAGAGGGACTTGCAGGAGAAGAATGAAGAGTTGGCTAAGGAGCTCAAGGAGTACAAGGCAGGATTCTTAGAGGCAGGACTCACATTTGAGATAGTGGAAGAGGAAGTAGATGTAGACGAGGAAGCTAAATAG